From one Chryseobacterium sp. 3008163 genomic stretch:
- a CDS encoding DUF294 nucleotidyltransferase-like domain-containing protein, with protein sequence MDNPIVSISSNAYLYEAVLMMFKTKSRYLLVKNKEEYVGFLNRNRLLSEQAQSPLVFIQSVKQAENTEELRKKWKQVPDIINQLLGRGVHGEIASQVITTIADTITGKVIEKVIKEIGKPPAKFAFIVTGSEGRKEQTLSTDQDNGIIYEDKANEHREMVREYFLDFAKKVSDDLNMIGFEYCKGGFMASNPKWTHSLSHWKRNYTQWIEESVPENAMKFSTFFDFRFIYGDENIVSELKTFIKEKLFSPNQIFFAHIAKNALQYEPPLTFFKRIKTQTIGKSEVFDIKTAMSPIVDLVRVYALKNHLEMENTGERMKKLTEIGIFTQQQYNEMHQSYYYLMALRLKNQANQINIDKKNPDNYIEISKLTKIEQVTLIEIFKTIANFQLGIKVKFTGSF encoded by the coding sequence ATGGATAATCCGATTGTCAGTATCTCCAGCAATGCCTATTTGTATGAAGCGGTTCTGATGATGTTCAAAACCAAATCAAGGTATCTTTTGGTGAAAAATAAAGAAGAATATGTTGGTTTTCTGAACAGAAACCGTTTGCTGAGCGAGCAGGCGCAAAGTCCGCTCGTGTTTATCCAGTCGGTAAAGCAGGCAGAAAACACCGAAGAGCTCCGCAAAAAATGGAAACAGGTTCCGGATATTATCAATCAACTTTTAGGAAGGGGAGTGCACGGCGAAATTGCCAGTCAGGTCATCACCACGATTGCCGATACGATAACCGGAAAAGTAATAGAAAAAGTCATTAAGGAAATAGGAAAACCGCCTGCGAAATTTGCCTTCATTGTCACTGGAAGTGAGGGAAGAAAAGAGCAGACGCTGAGTACCGACCAGGATAACGGAATCATTTACGAAGACAAAGCCAATGAGCATCGGGAAATGGTGCGGGAATATTTTCTGGATTTTGCCAAAAAAGTTTCAGACGATCTCAATATGATTGGTTTTGAATACTGTAAAGGCGGTTTTATGGCAAGCAATCCAAAATGGACGCATTCCCTTTCACACTGGAAACGAAATTATACCCAATGGATTGAAGAATCTGTGCCGGAAAACGCAATGAAATTTTCCACATTTTTTGATTTCCGTTTTATTTATGGTGATGAAAATATTGTGAGTGAACTGAAAACTTTTATCAAAGAAAAACTCTTTTCGCCCAATCAAATTTTCTTTGCACATATTGCAAAAAATGCACTTCAATATGAACCGCCTTTGACTTTTTTTAAAAGAATAAAAACACAAACCATTGGAAAATCAGAAGTTTTTGATATCAAAACGGCGATGTCGCCAATTGTGGATTTGGTTCGTGTCTACGCATTGAAAAATCATCTGGAAATGGAAAATACAGGCGAAAGAATGAAAAAACTGACGGAAATTGGGATTTTCACGCAGCAGCAGTATAATGAAATGCATCAGTCTTATTATTATCTGATGGCGCTCCGCTTAAAAAATCAGGCAAATCAAATTAATATTGATAAAAAGAATCCTGATAATTATATAGAAATCAGCAAGCTCACCAAAATAGAACAAGTAACTTTAATCGAAATTTTCAAGACTATTGCTAATTTTCAGCTTGGAATTAAAGTGAAATTTACCGGAAGTTTCTAA
- a CDS encoding cyclic nucleotide-binding domain-containing protein has translation MQEKVISLLKITEPFHLLPETVLAEISETLTKTEFSKDTLIYRQDVTEMTGVSIIESGEYETFFFDASENKRAITKHHKPYCFGGISIILNRVRALKSAIAKKGTVVYTLPRKEFYELCNAYEDFFHYFTSDFGKKMLDEEFSHFVKTPATFEESYFAADQLYSRKIEGIAYKSIVSCEENTPVFEAAKMMAANKVSCIFIKNRGVTRLLAMQQILL, from the coding sequence ATGCAGGAAAAAGTTATTTCGTTATTAAAAATAACAGAGCCTTTTCATCTTTTACCTGAAACGGTTCTTGCCGAAATCTCAGAAACCCTTACCAAAACAGAGTTTTCCAAAGATACCCTTATTTATCGTCAGGATGTGACCGAGATGACCGGCGTAAGTATTATAGAATCCGGCGAGTATGAAACTTTCTTTTTCGACGCTTCAGAAAACAAAAGAGCAATTACCAAACATCATAAACCTTATTGTTTTGGCGGAATTTCCATTATTCTGAATAGGGTTCGCGCATTGAAATCTGCCATAGCCAAAAAAGGAACTGTGGTTTACACCTTACCCAGAAAGGAATTTTACGAATTATGCAATGCTTACGAAGATTTTTTCCACTATTTCACTTCAGATTTTGGTAAAAAAATGCTGGATGAAGAGTTTTCTCATTTTGTAAAAACACCTGCCACTTTCGAGGAAAGTTATTTCGCAGCCGACCAGTTGTATTCCAGGAAAATTGAAGGAATTGCATACAAAAGCATCGTTTCGTGCGAGGAAAATACGCCTGTTTTTGAAGCTGCTAAAATGATGGCAGCCAATAAAGTGAGCTGTATTTTTATCAAAAATCGGGGAGTGACGAGATTATTGGCTATGCAACAGATATTACTTTAA
- a CDS encoding 3'-5' exonuclease, which yields MKKHLIFIDTETTGIPKRWDLPYSETENWSSAVQVSWIVYDENGVEIKRENCYIDVDDLKISVKSFKIHGITKEFLSKNGQNRKLILEKLSKDIQKYQPLIIGHFIEFDIGTLSCDFYRSALRNPFQQSHFYCTMLKSNDYNLNPNVICLRLNQLFEFLFNEKMERSHNAMIDAEMTAKCFFEIRSRGEISEDEFQKIHHEIQSKLKFLTNKMK from the coding sequence TTGAAAAAACATCTCATTTTTATCGACACCGAAACCACAGGCATCCCAAAACGCTGGGATTTACCTTATTCTGAAACCGAAAATTGGTCTTCAGCAGTTCAGGTTTCATGGATTGTTTATGATGAAAACGGGGTCGAGATTAAAAGAGAAAATTGCTACATTGATGTTGACGATTTAAAAATTAGCGTCAAATCATTCAAAATACACGGAATTACCAAAGAATTTTTAAGCAAAAACGGACAAAACCGAAAATTAATTTTAGAAAAACTTTCGAAAGATATTCAAAAATATCAACCGCTCATTATCGGACATTTTATTGAGTTTGATATTGGTACGCTGAGCTGTGATTTTTACAGGTCGGCTTTAAGAAATCCTTTTCAGCAAAGTCATTTTTACTGTACAATGCTTAAAAGCAATGACTATAATTTGAATCCAAACGTCATTTGTCTTCGTTTGAACCAGCTTTTTGAATTTCTTTTCAATGAAAAAATGGAACGCTCTCACAATGCTATGATTGATGCGGAAATGACGGCAAAATGTTTCTTTGAAATCCGTTCCCGTGGAGAAATATCGGAAGATGAATTTCAGAAAATACATCATGAAATCCAATCTAAATTGAAATTTTTAACAAATAAAATGAAATAA
- a CDS encoding DUF4260 domain-containing protein: MIKSMKNILTLEELGQFLLSIFLFSRLEYAWWVFPACLLLPDLSMIGYLVNPKIGAGLYNFFHHKLVAVFIFVLGFWLNNHLFSLMGIILFAHSSMDRIFGYGLKFNDDFKHTHLGWIGKKD; this comes from the coding sequence ATGATAAAGTCAATGAAAAATATTTTAACTCTTGAGGAACTTGGACAATTTCTTCTCTCAATATTTCTTTTCAGTCGGTTAGAATATGCGTGGTGGGTTTTCCCTGCCTGTCTTCTGCTGCCTGATTTATCAATGATTGGTTATCTGGTAAATCCTAAGATTGGTGCAGGACTCTATAATTTTTTCCATCATAAGTTGGTTGCAGTTTTCATTTTTGTGTTGGGTTTCTGGTTAAATAATCATCTATTCTCATTGATGGGTATCATTCTATTTGCTCATTCATCAATGGATAGGATTTTTGGTTACGGACTGAAATTCAATGATGATTTTAAGCATACTCATTTGGGTTGGATTGGAAAAAAAGATTAA
- a CDS encoding Crp/Fnr family transcriptional regulator — protein sequence MEDFNKLMQENFGQLTHQELALIYSYFHEEKLNKNDFFTKSDEICDRLSIVKSGILRVYALSEGGKEITQWLSTENFLMTEIRGFFFNQLNRWTIQAFTDVELLTITKKDYHQLCKEFPKWNEIEKKFIIKCFAMIEDRIFSHLSMTAEERYALYFGQNKALFNQVPLQYIASVLGMTPETFSRIRRRQTENS from the coding sequence ATGGAAGATTTCAATAAATTGATGCAAGAAAATTTTGGACAGCTTACTCATCAGGAATTGGCTTTAATTTATTCATATTTTCACGAAGAAAAACTCAATAAAAATGATTTCTTTACAAAATCTGACGAGATTTGCGATAGATTAAGCATTGTAAAATCAGGAATCTTACGGGTGTATGCTTTGTCTGAGGGAGGAAAGGAAATTACCCAATGGCTTTCTACCGAAAATTTTTTGATGACAGAAATCAGGGGTTTCTTTTTTAATCAGCTTAATCGCTGGACAATACAGGCTTTTACGGATGTCGAATTATTAACGATTACCAAAAAGGACTATCATCAACTTTGTAAAGAATTTCCTAAATGGAATGAAATTGAGAAAAAGTTTATTATCAAATGTTTTGCAATGATTGAGGACAGAATTTTTTCTCATCTATCAATGACGGCGGAGGAAAGATATGCTTTGTATTTTGGGCAGAACAAAGCATTGTTTAATCAGGTTCCTTTGCAATATATTGCTTCGGTGTTAGGAATGACGCCTGAAACATTCAGCAGAATAAGAAGACGACAAACTGAAAATTCTTGA
- a CDS encoding sodium:solute symporter family transporter → MGNLATIDIIIFLVYFVVVAGYGIWIYNRKKSASTGSKDYFLAEGSLTWWAIGASLIASNISAEQFIGMSGEGFFVGIAVAAYEWIAAIALIIIAVWFIPIYLKNKIYTMPQFLERRYNKSVSLIMAVFWLFLYVIVNLTSILYLGALAIDTLLGGDNLHIIMIGLLLMALLIGLGGMKVIGYTDVIQVAVLIIGGFATVYMALQIVDQRINGAAVGNAFAGFQTLMKEAPQHFKLMLDKPTVTTTTLAMPENLSVQKYVVLPGLAMYFAGQWIVNLNYWGCNQYITQRALGADLKTARTGILFAGFLKLFMPIIVMLPGIAAYVLYTKGHLPGFNGVKDGAYSAILGFLPSGLKGLAVAALTAAIVASLAGKVNSISTIFTLDIYKKYLKADATEIEMVRTGRWAIIIAMAVALAFTWTDVLGIGGEGGFTFIQKYTGFISPGVFAMFLLGMFWKRTTGTAALVGVLLGFLLAIFFNSFAVDIFGKETWLYTAFTYEKLENGVVHTITEIPFLINMGWSFFITVAVMVLISLAGPKVNPKAFAIDATMFKVDNRTLVMIVVTVLLLTALYVRFW, encoded by the coding sequence ATGGGAAACTTAGCAACTATTGATATCATCATATTTCTTGTTTATTTTGTGGTGGTAGCCGGATATGGAATTTGGATTTATAATAGAAAAAAATCCGCATCTACAGGCAGTAAAGATTATTTTCTTGCCGAAGGTTCACTTACTTGGTGGGCGATTGGTGCCAGTTTGATTGCGTCCAATATTTCTGCCGAACAGTTCATCGGGATGAGTGGTGAAGGATTTTTCGTAGGAATTGCCGTTGCAGCTTACGAATGGATTGCAGCAATTGCATTGATTATCATTGCAGTTTGGTTCATTCCGATTTATCTTAAAAACAAGATTTATACGATGCCTCAGTTTCTTGAAAGGCGTTACAACAAATCGGTTTCACTGATTATGGCAGTTTTCTGGTTGTTCCTTTATGTCATAGTGAATTTAACTTCAATTCTTTACCTCGGAGCTTTGGCTATCGATACTTTATTGGGCGGAGACAACCTTCACATCATTATGATCGGATTGCTTTTAATGGCCTTATTGATTGGTTTGGGCGGAATGAAAGTAATCGGATATACCGATGTGATTCAAGTAGCTGTTTTGATTATCGGAGGTTTTGCCACGGTTTATATGGCACTTCAGATTGTTGACCAGAGAATCAACGGTGCGGCTGTAGGAAATGCTTTTGCAGGTTTCCAGACATTGATGAAAGAGGCACCACAACATTTTAAATTAATGCTTGATAAGCCGACAGTTACAACCACAACTTTAGCAATGCCGGAAAATCTGAGTGTTCAGAAATATGTAGTTTTGCCAGGATTGGCAATGTATTTTGCAGGTCAGTGGATTGTAAACCTGAATTATTGGGGATGCAACCAGTACATCACACAACGTGCTTTGGGAGCAGATTTGAAAACAGCAAGAACAGGAATTTTATTCGCAGGATTTTTGAAATTATTTATGCCGATTATCGTCATGCTTCCGGGAATTGCTGCTTATGTTTTATATACAAAAGGACATTTGCCAGGTTTCAATGGGGTAAAAGACGGTGCATATTCAGCTATTTTAGGGTTTTTGCCTTCTGGTCTTAAAGGTCTTGCAGTAGCAGCTTTGACGGCAGCAATTGTGGCTTCGTTGGCTGGAAAAGTAAACAGTATTTCGACGATTTTCACTTTGGATATTTATAAAAAATACCTGAAAGCAGATGCAACCGAAATTGAAATGGTAAGAACCGGAAGATGGGCAATTATTATTGCAATGGCCGTTGCTTTAGCGTTTACGTGGACAGATGTTTTGGGAATTGGAGGAGAAGGAGGTTTCACATTTATTCAGAAATATACAGGATTTATCAGTCCTGGTGTTTTTGCGATGTTTCTTTTGGGGATGTTCTGGAAGAGAACTACGGGAACTGCAGCTTTAGTCGGCGTTCTTCTTGGGTTTTTACTTGCGATTTTCTTCAACAGTTTTGCAGTAGATATTTTCGGGAAAGAAACTTGGTTATACACCGCTTTCACGTATGAAAAATTAGAAAATGGAGTAGTTCATACGATTACAGAAATTCCGTTCCTCATTAATATGGGTTGGTCATTCTTTATCACTGTTGCCGTAATGGTGCTGATAAGTTTGGCGGGCCCGAAAGTAAATCCGAAAGCTTTCGCAATAGATGCAACAATGTTCAAAGTAGATAACAGAACTTTGGTTATGATTGTAGTGACGGTTCTTTTACTGACCGCACTTTATGTGAGATTCTGGTAA
- a CDS encoding aldose epimerase family protein gives MENIQVSDYGVTAKGDSIKKYTLTNKNGMKMEVINFGGIITSLTAPDKNGKYEDVVLGFTKPEDYFNGNPYYFGALIGRYGNRIANAKFTLEGKTYDINKNDGPNSLHGGKEGFHTKFWNIEPVKDAKFPTLKLTYTSEDGEEGYPGKLTTTVLYALTDEDALEISYEATTDKATVVNLTQHSYFNLSGDFKKTITDHELQINADQFLPVNETLIPTGEQKSVKGSPFDFSISKPIGKDINADDDQLKKGKGYDHNWILNGSGLRSIAKVYHPASGRVMEVLTDEPGVQFYSGNFLDGKFETKSGGKNEFRTGFCLETQHFPDSPNQASFPSTELKPGQKYQSKTIYKFSVKK, from the coding sequence ATGGAAAACATACAGGTTTCAGATTACGGAGTGACGGCAAAGGGCGATTCCATTAAAAAATATACCTTAACCAACAAGAACGGAATGAAGATGGAAGTCATCAATTTTGGCGGAATTATCACCTCACTCACAGCTCCCGACAAAAACGGAAAATATGAAGATGTCGTTTTAGGCTTTACAAAACCTGAAGATTATTTCAACGGAAATCCATACTATTTCGGAGCTTTGATTGGACGTTACGGAAACAGGATCGCCAATGCAAAATTCACTTTGGAAGGCAAAACCTACGACATCAACAAAAATGACGGACCCAATAGTCTTCACGGTGGAAAGGAAGGTTTTCATACCAAATTCTGGAATATTGAACCTGTAAAAGATGCTAAATTTCCAACGTTGAAACTGACGTACACAAGTGAAGACGGCGAAGAAGGTTATCCCGGAAAACTTACAACAACTGTTTTATATGCTTTGACAGACGAAGATGCCTTGGAAATTTCTTACGAAGCTACGACGGATAAAGCAACGGTTGTGAATCTTACACAACACTCATATTTCAATCTTTCAGGAGATTTCAAGAAAACCATTACAGATCACGAATTGCAAATCAATGCAGATCAATTCTTACCTGTAAATGAAACATTGATTCCGACTGGCGAACAGAAATCGGTAAAAGGAAGTCCGTTTGATTTTAGTATTTCAAAACCAATTGGAAAAGACATCAATGCTGATGACGACCAATTGAAAAAAGGGAAAGGCTACGACCACAACTGGATTCTGAACGGAAGCGGACTGAGAAGTATTGCCAAAGTATATCATCCTGCATCAGGAAGAGTGATGGAAGTTTTGACAGACGAACCGGGCGTTCAGTTCTATTCTGGAAATTTCTTGGACGGAAAATTCGAAACAAAAAGTGGTGGAAAAAATGAATTCAGAACAGGTTTCTGTCTTGAAACCCAGCATTTCCCGGATTCTCCAAATCAAGCTTCTTTCCCTTCAACTGAATTGAAGCCGGGACAAAAATATCAATCAAAAACGATTTATAAATTCTCAGTTAAAAAATAA
- the araA gene encoding L-arabinose isomerase, which produces MLTPLNTKEIWFITGSQHLYGPETLAQVAEHSRKIVEALNISSSIPVKVVLRPTVKTTEEIFQTLTAANFAKDCIGIVTWMHTFSPAKMWIRGLTALQKPMLHLHTQFNQDIPWATMDMDFMNLNQAAHGDREFGFMVSRLRKNRKVVVGHWADERVQKQIGDWSRVAAGWDDWQGAKFARFGDNMRYVAVTDGDKVEAETKFGFSVNTWGIGDLVSVVNSIGDGEIKTLMEEYEASYKMAESLLSGGSNRKSLEAAARIELGLEKFLKEGNFKGFSDTFEDLHGLEQLPGIAVQRLMEKGYGFAGEGDWKTAALVRAMKTMGQGLEGGNAFMEDYTYHLNPSNPSVLGSHMLEVDPVLAVDKPSCEIHPLGIGGKADPVRLVFNSRGNIDSLNAALMDFGNHFRLLINKTKALEITEELPKLPVARVLWKPLPDLYTAAEAWILAGGAHHTCYSENISAEQLEDFAEIAGIESLIIDENTKIRDFKNTLRWNEIYYR; this is translated from the coding sequence ATGTTAACACCTCTCAATACAAAAGAAATCTGGTTCATTACCGGAAGCCAGCATTTATACGGACCTGAAACCTTAGCTCAGGTTGCGGAACATTCAAGAAAAATCGTAGAAGCACTTAATATTTCTTCATCAATTCCGGTAAAAGTTGTTTTAAGACCAACCGTAAAAACTACGGAAGAAATTTTTCAAACGCTTACAGCCGCTAATTTTGCAAAAGACTGTATCGGTATTGTAACCTGGATGCACACGTTTTCTCCTGCAAAAATGTGGATTCGTGGATTGACTGCTTTGCAAAAACCAATGTTGCATCTTCATACACAGTTCAATCAGGATATTCCGTGGGCTACTATGGATATGGATTTTATGAACCTGAATCAGGCAGCTCACGGCGACCGTGAATTCGGGTTTATGGTAAGCCGTCTCCGAAAAAACAGAAAAGTGGTTGTAGGACATTGGGCAGATGAAAGAGTTCAGAAACAAATCGGAGATTGGTCTCGTGTTGCAGCGGGCTGGGATGATTGGCAGGGTGCAAAATTTGCCCGTTTTGGCGATAATATGAGATATGTTGCCGTAACCGATGGTGACAAAGTAGAAGCAGAAACCAAATTTGGATTTTCAGTAAATACTTGGGGAATCGGGGATTTGGTAAGTGTTGTCAATTCTATTGGTGATGGCGAAATCAAAACTTTGATGGAAGAATACGAAGCGTCTTACAAAATGGCGGAATCTCTTCTTTCAGGCGGAAGCAACAGAAAATCTCTGGAAGCAGCGGCCAGAATAGAATTAGGTTTAGAAAAATTTCTGAAAGAAGGTAATTTCAAAGGCTTCTCAGATACTTTTGAAGACCTTCACGGTTTGGAACAACTTCCCGGAATTGCCGTTCAAAGATTAATGGAAAAAGGATATGGATTTGCCGGAGAAGGTGATTGGAAAACAGCAGCTTTGGTTCGTGCAATGAAAACAATGGGACAAGGTCTGGAAGGCGGAAATGCATTTATGGAAGATTACACCTATCATTTAAATCCTTCAAATCCTTCGGTTTTGGGTTCTCATATGTTGGAAGTCGACCCTGTTTTGGCGGTTGATAAACCATCTTGCGAAATCCATCCGTTGGGAATTGGTGGAAAAGCCGACCCTGTTCGTTTGGTTTTCAATTCAAGAGGAAATATTGACTCTCTAAACGCCGCTTTGATGGATTTCGGAAATCATTTCAGGCTTTTAATTAATAAAACAAAAGCGTTGGAAATTACCGAAGAATTACCAAAACTTCCTGTTGCGAGAGTCCTTTGGAAGCCGCTTCCGGATTTGTACACAGCGGCAGAAGCTTGGATTTTGGCTGGTGGAGCGCATCACACGTGCTACAGTGAAAACATCAGTGCGGAGCAGCTGGAAGATTTTGCGGAAATTGCAGGAATTGAATCTCTTATTATCGATGAAAACACGAAAATCCGTGATTTTAAGAATACCCTTCGCTGGAATGAAATTTATTATCGTTAA
- a CDS encoding L-ribulose-5-phosphate 4-epimerase, with the protein MSIYKELQRECYEANMQLDALKLVVYTFGNVSAVDREKGIFAIKPSGVPYELLKPEDIVILDYDANVVEGNLRPSSDTKTHAYLYKNWENIGGISHTHAIYSVAWAQAQMDIPIFGTTHADHLTTDIPCAPPMRDDLIEGNYEYNTGIQILDCFKEKELSYEEVEMVLIGNHGPFTWGKNADKAVYNSKVLETIAEIAYRTRQINPNAPRLKDSLIKKHYERKHGKNAYYGQ; encoded by the coding sequence ATGAGCATCTATAAAGAACTCCAGAGAGAATGTTACGAAGCCAATATGCAGTTGGATGCCTTGAAGCTTGTCGTTTACACATTCGGAAACGTAAGTGCTGTCGACCGTGAAAAAGGCATTTTTGCCATCAAACCAAGCGGCGTTCCTTACGAACTTTTAAAACCTGAAGACATTGTGATTTTAGATTATGATGCCAATGTGGTAGAAGGAAACTTAAGACCGTCATCCGACACCAAAACCCACGCTTACCTTTACAAAAACTGGGAAAACATTGGCGGAATTTCCCATACCCACGCCATTTATTCCGTAGCTTGGGCTCAGGCACAAATGGACATTCCTATTTTCGGAACTACTCACGCCGACCATTTAACGACAGATATTCCGTGTGCACCGCCAATGCGTGATGATTTAATCGAAGGAAATTACGAATACAATACCGGAATTCAGATTTTGGATTGCTTCAAAGAAAAAGAACTGTCTTACGAAGAAGTCGAAATGGTTCTCATCGGAAATCACGGACCGTTTACTTGGGGAAAAAATGCGGACAAAGCTGTTTACAACAGCAAAGTTCTCGAAACGATTGCAGAAATTGCATATCGCACAAGACAAATCAACCCAAATGCGCCACGTTTGAAAGATTCGCTTATCAAAAAACATTACGAACGAAAACACGGCAAAAATGCCTATTACGGACAGTAA